From one Staphylococcus kloosii genomic stretch:
- a CDS encoding CynX/NimT family MFS transporter, which yields MKQDTTHTKMNWLLFIGILLVAANLRAPITSIGIALPHIKDELMLSNTAVSFITIVPLLAFSVISLFAAKTSRHLGLEKTIFIALILIFIGVVVRSITHVSWLYIGTVLLGIGIAFGNVLAPAFIKAKFPLRIGIMTGYYTVVMNVFGSASTYTTAPLVKHFHYNIAIGFISIVTLIALIVWAFQLKNKPEETSQVASTDVNVWKSPLSWQITLVMGGQSLLFYSLVNWLPEYLKSQGFSLDKAGLYLSILQLAIIPLTFITPIIATKMKSQYALTFGTGALFVIGVIIMMFEPTWALLAAILIGVASGLAFGLVNTFFSLRAEQGTTAAKLSGMSQSVGYLFAAIGPLFFGILHDISGNWILSLSILLITAVAIMIFGAGAGKNKTIEQTLNIK from the coding sequence ATGAAACAAGACACAACTCACACTAAAATGAATTGGTTGTTATTTATAGGTATATTACTTGTAGCAGCTAATTTAAGGGCGCCTATTACGTCAATAGGCATAGCATTACCCCATATAAAAGATGAATTGATGTTATCTAATACGGCAGTCAGCTTTATTACTATTGTACCGTTATTAGCGTTTTCCGTCATTTCATTATTTGCGGCTAAAACGAGTCGCCATTTAGGATTAGAGAAGACGATATTCATCGCGTTGATTCTAATCTTTATCGGCGTCGTTGTTAGATCAATTACGCATGTTTCATGGTTGTATATCGGCACGGTATTGCTAGGCATTGGTATCGCATTTGGTAATGTTTTGGCACCGGCCTTTATTAAAGCTAAGTTCCCATTACGTATCGGAATTATGACGGGTTATTATACAGTAGTTATGAACGTTTTTGGAAGTGCGTCGACTTATACGACTGCGCCCCTTGTAAAGCATTTCCACTATAATATAGCTATAGGCTTCATTAGCATAGTTACATTAATAGCATTGATTGTTTGGGCATTTCAATTAAAAAATAAACCAGAAGAAACATCACAAGTTGCTTCAACAGATGTAAATGTATGGAAATCACCTTTATCTTGGCAAATTACGCTCGTTATGGGTGGACAATCATTATTATTCTACTCGTTAGTTAACTGGTTACCTGAATATTTAAAAAGCCAAGGATTCTCACTTGATAAGGCAGGTCTATATTTATCAATCTTACAATTGGCCATTATACCACTAACATTTATAACGCCAATTATCGCTACCAAAATGAAGTCTCAATATGCATTAACATTCGGCACGGGCGCATTGTTCGTTATTGGTGTTATCATTATGATGTTTGAACCCACTTGGGCGTTATTAGCGGCAATTCTAATTGGTGTTGCTAGTGGGTTAGCCTTCGGTCTCGTGAATACATTTTTCAGTTTAAGAGCAGAGCAAGGTACGACTGCTGCTAAGCTATCAGGCATGTCTCAGTCGGTCGGCTATTTATTTGCGGCAATAGGGCCATTGTTCTTCGGTATCTTACATGATATTTCAGGCAATTGGATACTTTCATTAAGCATATTATTAATTACTGCAGTTGCTATTATGATATTTGGAGCTGGCGCAGGTAAAAATAAAACGATAGAACAGACGTTAAATATAAAATAA
- a CDS encoding helix-turn-helix domain-containing protein, whose product MSNIQNVIACNLMTYRKKNQLSLDKMSKLTNVSKNMLSQIERGESNPTITTLWKIANGLHLSLSELTTQQQDNVNFIDSTDILSIKDDNVVVYPYFPYDKSRQFEMFKMEIQPGCESSSEGHHLNSEEFIIVNKGVLTINVNDEIYNIDETQALRFNSDIAHTYQNNTDDLITFTATIYYQ is encoded by the coding sequence ATGAGTAATATACAAAACGTTATCGCATGTAATTTAATGACTTATCGCAAGAAGAATCAACTGAGTTTAGATAAAATGTCTAAGCTCACAAATGTGAGCAAAAACATGTTAAGTCAAATTGAAAGAGGCGAATCTAACCCAACCATTACAACTTTGTGGAAAATTGCTAACGGGTTGCATTTATCGTTGTCAGAATTAACAACACAACAACAAGATAATGTTAACTTTATTGATAGCACGGATATTTTGTCGATTAAAGATGATAATGTCGTAGTATATCCCTATTTTCCATATGATAAATCTAGACAGTTTGAAATGTTTAAAATGGAAATCCAACCCGGTTGCGAATCGTCTTCGGAAGGGCATCATCTAAACTCTGAAGAATTCATTATTGTAAACAAAGGCGTGTTAACAATTAACGTAAATGACGAAATTTATAATATTGATGAAACACAGGCGCTACGTTTTAATAGTGATATCGCCCATACTTATCAAAATAATACCGATGACTTAATCACCTTTACTGCAACAATTTATTATCAATAA
- a CDS encoding ABC transporter substrate-binding protein yields the protein MTFEFKHDAGTTELPENINSAVALEFSFVDALVALDIDVKGIADDNDSTNLISPIKEEVGDYVSVGTRIDPDFESIRSAAPQVIIGDADRHKDIYDELSEIAPTILFSSFDAGYQETLEVFQRIGTAVSKSKEAKERLDSHKDLVNNYNNQISIDKNKKTLAAVVSEQGVTAHSAKTYVGEFLGKLGFENALNEKIADKLPAYREADYLEMSYEQLAEVNPERLIVMVEDSDDDDLNKLQNSNQWDDIDAVKNNRVHFVNRDEWAKLRGLVASEDIIETLANLKE from the coding sequence ATGACTTTTGAATTTAAGCATGATGCAGGAACTACTGAATTACCAGAGAATATTAATTCAGCAGTCGCTTTAGAATTTTCATTCGTTGACGCATTAGTTGCTTTAGATATAGACGTTAAAGGTATTGCTGATGATAATGACAGTACGAACTTAATATCACCAATCAAAGAAGAAGTTGGTGACTATGTTTCAGTTGGTACACGTATCGATCCAGACTTTGAATCAATTCGTTCTGCAGCTCCACAAGTAATTATCGGAGATGCTGATCGTCATAAAGATATATATGATGAATTAAGTGAAATTGCACCTACGATTTTATTTAGTAGTTTTGACGCAGGTTATCAAGAAACGTTAGAAGTCTTCCAACGTATAGGTACTGCTGTTTCTAAATCTAAAGAAGCGAAAGAACGTTTAGACAGCCATAAAGATTTAGTTAATAACTATAATAATCAAATTTCTATCGATAAGAACAAAAAAACGTTAGCTGCCGTAGTATCTGAACAAGGTGTAACTGCGCATTCAGCAAAAACGTATGTCGGTGAATTTTTAGGCAAATTAGGTTTTGAAAATGCACTTAATGAAAAAATTGCAGATAAATTGCCTGCATATAGAGAAGCGGACTATTTAGAAATGTCATACGAACAATTAGCCGAAGTTAATCCAGAAAGATTAATTGTAATGGTTGAAGATAGTGATGACGATGACTTAAATAAACTTCAAAATAGTAATCAATGGGACGACATTGATGCTGTGAAAAATAATAGAGTTCACTTTGTAAACAGAGACGAATGGGCTAAATTACGTGGTTTAGTAGCTTCTGAAGATATTATTGAAACATTAGCAAACCTTAAAGAATAA